One stretch of Armigeres subalbatus isolate Guangzhou_Male chromosome 2, GZ_Asu_2, whole genome shotgun sequence DNA includes these proteins:
- the LOC134209840 gene encoding general odorant-binding protein 45-like → MRILAISLFLAVLCTSSAELPTHYAAKKSFHTALQQCAEYLLIPENNLQHYINSSFPNDPSVQRLIRCSLMLLGCWDDSTGVRVHVIENFFQPDPKDCNHIRRARECVRKNTTDSVFSPAYVTFQCYYQQFGHLKLYNEQFIPLRSYELMQLVETALEISNLPWFVPTQYVAGDILYEPHFPPVLLFIFLQGGFYGTETGFDLQRLYTQFGAEPLLTVGVRQCLAEIVKVEKARDHEAIVIKAMQRCLQDVIPLLPVVAEVAGRWNDGKNKAAKTCARMSGSTVPTLPPFYNRVCED, encoded by the coding sequence ATGAGGATTTTAGCAATTTCGTTGTTCCTAGCAGTGCTGTGCACATCATCAGCCGAACTACCAACACATTACGCGGCAAAAAAGAGCTTTCACACGGCATTGCAACAATGTGCCGAATATTTACTGATCCCCGAAAATAATCTCCAGCATTACATCAACAGTTCGTTCCCTAATGACCCATCAGTACAGAGACTGATTCGTTGTTCGTTGATGTTACTTGGCTGCTGGGATGATTCCACCGGTGTTCGAGTGCATGTGATCGAAAACTTCTTCCAACCTGATCCAAAGGATTGCAACCACATTAGGAGAGCCCGGGAATGTGTTCGGAAAAATACCACCGATTCCGTGTTTAGTCCAGCATATGTGACATTTCAGTGCTATTACCAGCAGTTTGGCCACTTGAAACTTTACAATGAACAGTTTATTCCGTTGAGAAGCTACGAATTGATGCAACTGGTGGAGACTGCTCTCGAAATTTCCAACTTGCCATGGTTCGTTCCGACTCAGTATGTCGCGGGCGATATTCTCTACGAGCCGCATTTTCCGCCAGTTTTGCTTTTCATATTCCTGCAAGGAGGCTTTTACGGCACTGAAACCGGATTCGATCTGCAAAGATTGTACACTCAATTTGGAGCAGAGCCATTACTGACTGTGGGTGTGAGGCAGTGTCTTGCGGAAATAGTGAAAGTGGAAAAAGCTCGTGATCATGAAGCAATTGTTATCAAAGCAATGCAAAGATGTTTGCAGGATGTTATCCCACTGTTGCCGGTGGTGGCAGAAGTGGCTGGGAGATGGAATGACGGAAAGAATAAAGCAGCTAAAACATGCGCCAGAATGAGCGGCAGTACCGTTCCAACGCTTCCACCGTTCTACAATCGAGTATGTGAAGACTAA